The following DNA comes from Leifsonia sp. 1010.
CGATGATCAGCGCGATCACCGAGATCACGACCACGACGACCAGCGCCACCCAGCCGAACGGCCAACCGCCGACCAGCCAGAGAAACAGCGATGCCGCCGCAAGCACCAGCGCGGTGATCACCGTGCTCGCGATCACGACGAGGACGTACTTGGGCGAGACGCGGCGCCACTCGCCGACGTTGAGGTCAATCCGATCGGGCATTCACGGTCTCCGTGCGGTCGTCGTCGTCGCCCGGGGGCAGGGTACAGAACAGTTCGGCGACCAGACCGGCGACGAGCAGGATCACCGCTCCGGCCGTCGCGAGGGCGGTCAGCAGGATGGCGTTGCCGCCGGGCAGCACATCGCGGCTGAGCAGGTAGGCGCCGATCCCGACGCCGATTCCCGTGAGCAGCGCCCCGCTTAGGGCGCACGCTTTGGCGAGCACCACGATCCGCGTCGCCTGGAACGGGTCGATGCGGCGCACACTCCGCCCGCGCACGGCGCGCCGGATCGGCAGGGCGAACGCGATGACGATGATCGCCACCGCCACCAGGGTGATCGGCAGGGTCAGCGGCGGGATGAACACGGGCTGGCCCATGCCTGCGGCGGCGAGCTCGGCCAGGAAGCCGACGACCAGCCCTGCGACGCCGAGGCCGATGAGCGAGCTCGGACGGGTGCGCTTCACGAGCGGCCCTCCCAGAGACGGACGGGGTCGGTGGCGCGGGCCGCGAGCTCGGCCACCGGCCCGAAGCCGGCGAGCCGGGCTCCCGGGTCGACGTCGAGCCAGGGCACGAGGACGAACGCGCGCTCGTGAGCCCGCGGATGCGGCAGCACGATGCGGGGGTCGTCGTCGGACACCATCCCGTCGTAGTCGACGATGTCGATGTCGATGGTGCGGTCGCCCCAATGCTCTTCGCGGATGCGGCCCAGCCGGTCCTCGACGCCGTTCACGACGCCGAGCAGCCCGAGCGGATCGAGCAGGGTGCGGACGAGCGCGACCGCATTGAGGTAGGCGGGCGCCTCCGCGTCGATCCCGTCGGGCTTCAGCGCGGGCGTCTCGTACAGCGGCGAGACCGCCTGCACATCGACTCCGGCCTCCTCGCGCAGTGCATCCACGGCCGCCTCGATGGTGCCGGCCCGGTCGCCCAGGTTGCTGCCGAACGCCAGCACGGCCGGTACGCCGACCCGCATGCGGACCGGCTTCCCCAGCGGCGCGGCGTTCACGCGCGCCCCCGCGTGATGCGCACGGCGACATCCCCGAACGGCACGCTGATCGGCGCCTGCGGCTTGTGGACGGTCACCTCGACGACATCCACCGGCTCGTGCGCGAGCACGGTCGCGGCAACGCGCTCGGCGACGGTCTCGATGAGGTCGACGGGGTCGCGCTCCACGGCCGCGACCACTTCTTCGGCGAGCTCGCCGTAGTGGACGGTGGATGCGAGGTCGTCTCCTGCCGCCGCGATCGAGAGGTCGAGCCACGCCGTGACGTCGACGACGAAGTCCTGGCCTTCGGCGCGCTCGAAGTCGAACACTCCGTGGTTGGCGCGGACGCGCAGACCGGTCAGGACGATCGAGTCGGCGGGCCGCGGCTGGATGCTACTCATCGCGTCCAGCTTGCCATGCCCGCACCACGTCGAGGGCGATCCGCGTCGACGGAACATCGTGGACCCGGACGGCCCACGCGCCCGCCTGCGCCGCGAGCGCCGAGATGACGGCCGTCGGGGCGTCGCGCGCCTCCGCCGGCGCCCCCTCGGGCAGCAGGGCGCCGAGGAACCGTTTGCGGGACGCGCCGATCAGCACCGGGTAGCCGAGCGTCTCGATCTCGTGCAGCCCGGCGAGGACCTGCCAGTTGTGGCGCGCGTTCTTCGAGAAGCCGAGGCCCGGGTCGAGGATGAGTTTCGCCGGGTCGATGCCGCGCCGCACCAGGTCGGTGACGCGCGCGGAGAGTTCGGCCCGCACCTCCGCCACCGTGTGCTCGTACACGGCCCGCGAATCGGCCGCGTCGAGTCGTCCGCGCCAGTGCATCGCGACGTACTGGGCACCCGTCTCGAGCACGACATCCGGCATCCGCTCGTCGGCGAGGCCGCCGGAGACGTCGTTGATGATGGCGGCACCCGCCTCGACCGCGGCCCGCGCGGTGGAGGCGTTAAGGGTGTCGACGCTGACGGTCACCCCGCGGGAGGCCAGCTCGCGGATCACCGGGACGACTCGCGCCTGCTCGTCGACCGGGTCGACGCTCGCGGCTCCGGGCCGGGTCGACTCGCCACCGACATCGACCATGTCGGCGCCCTGCGCGACCAGGTCGAGGCCGTGCGCGATGGCGGCGTCGGGCTCCAGCCAGAGCCCGCCGTCGCTGAACGAGTCCGGCGTCACATTGAGGACGCCCATGATGAGGGTCACTTGACGCCGCGTCCGATCAACGCAATGAGCTCGGCCCGCACCACGGGGTCGGTGTACGCGCCGCGAGCGGCGACGGTCACCGTCGTGCTGCCGGTCTGCCGCGCGCCTCGGGTCGTGACGCAGGAGTGCGCGGCGTCGAGCACGACGAGCACGCCGCGGGCGGCGGCGCCCTGCTCGATGGTGTCCGCGATCTGCTCGGTCAGACGCTCCTGGATCTGCGGCCGCGACGCGAGCGTTTCGATGGCGCGCGGGATGCGCCCCAGCCCGATGACGCTGTCGCCTGGCAGGTACGCGACGTGGGCGACCCCGATGAACGGCAGGAGGTGGTGCTCGCAGACGGAGCGGAACTCCAGGTCGCGCAGCAACACGGTGTCGGCCTGGTGGCCCTGCTCCAGCGGCACCGGCTCACCGAGGTCGGCAGCGGCATCCCGGCCGATCCCGGCGAAGAACTCGGCATACGAGTCCGCCACACGCGAGGGCGTGCTCTCCAGGCCCGGACGCGACGGATCCTCGCCGATGGCGGCGAGGATCTCGGCGACGGCCGCTTCGATGCGCGGACGATCGATGCCGCTCATGCGCGCGACGGCCCTAGGCGGTCGCCGGGCGCGGCTTGATCGCTGGCGAACGCTTCGGCTTAGTCGCCGGCGGCTCGGAGTCGACGCCGCCGTCCACCGCGCCCGCGTCGATCGGGGCCTTGGGGAACGGGATGGGCGGGACATCCGAGATCGGGCGCTTGTCGCTGGAGAGCCACTGCGGGCGCTCGGGCAGCTTCTTCACGTCGGCGAAGATCTCGGCGATCTGGTTGTGGTCGAGGGTCTCGTGCTCGAGCAGCGCAGCCGCCAGGCGGTCGAGGACCGCCCGGTTGTCGTTGAGCACCTCCCACGCCTCGTCGTGCGCCTTCTCGATGAGGGCGCGCACCTCGGCGTCGACGCGCTCGGCGATCCGCTCGGAGTAGTCGCGCTGGTGTCCCATGTCGCGACCGAGGAACATCTCGCCGTTCGCCTGGCCCAGCTTGACCGATCCGATGTCGGCGCTCATGCCGTACTCGGTGACCATCTTGCGGGCGATGGAGGTCGCCTTCTCGATGTCGTTGGAGGCGCCGGTGGTCGGGTCGTGGAACACGATCTCCTCGGCGACGCGGCCGCCCATGGCGTACGCGAGCTGGTCGAGGAGCTCGTTGCGGGTGACCGAGTACTTGTCCTCCAGCGGGAGCACCATGGTGTAGCCGAGGGCACGGCCGCGCGGCAGGATGGTGATCTTCGTCACGGGGTCGGTGTGGCGCATCGCCGCGGCGGCGAGCGCGTGTCCGCCCTCGTGGTACGCCGTGATCAGCTTCTCCTGGTCCTTCATGACCCGGGTGCGCTTCTGCGGACCGGCGATGACGCGATCCACGGCCTCGTCGAGCGCGCGGTTGTCGATCAGCTGGGCGTTCGAGCGGGCGGTGAGCAGCGCGGCCTCGTTGAGGACGTTGGCCAGGTCCGCACCGGTGAAGCCGGGGGTCTTGCGGGCGAGCACCTCGAGGTCGACCGACGCCGCGAGCGGCTTGCCACGGCCGTGCACCTCGAGGATCTTCTTGCGGCCGAGCATGTCGGGCGCATCCACGCCGATCTGGCGGTCGAAGCGGCCGGGGCGCAGAAGCGCGGGGTCGAGGATGTCGGGACGGTTCGTCGCCGCGATCAGGATGACGTTGGTCTTCGGGTCGAAGCCGTCCATCTCCACCAGGAGCTGGTTCAACGTCTGCTCGCGCTCGTCGTGACCGCCGCCGAGCCCGGCGCCGCGGTGACGGCCGACCGCGTCGATCTCGTCGATGAAGATGATGGCGGGCGAGTTCTCCTTCGCCTGCTGGAACAGGTCGCGGACGCGGCTGGCGCCGACACCCACGAACATCTCGACGAAGTCCGAACCGGAGATCGAGTAGAAGGGCACGCCGGCCTCACCCGCGACGGCGCGGGCGAGCAGGGTCTTACCGGTTCCGGGAGGGCCGTACAGCAGCACGCCCTTCGGGATGCGGGCGCCGACCGCCTGGAACTTGGCCGGCTCCTTCAGGAAGTCCTTGATCTCCTGCAGCTCCTCGATGGCCTCGTCCGACCCGGCGACGTCGTCGAAGGTGACCTTCGGCGTCTCCTTGGTCACGAGCTTCGCCCGCGACTTGCCGAACTGCATGACCTTGTTCCCGCCGCCCTGCATGCCGGAGATCATGATCCAGAAGAACACGCCGATGAGCAGAGCCGGGATGAGGAAGCCGAGGATGTTGACGAACCAGTTTGGCTGCGGGACCTCGTCGTCGTAGCCCTTGGGGAGGTTCGCGTCGTCGACCGCCTTCACGACATCCTCGCCGCGGGGGGTGACGTAATAGAACTGCACCTGGTTGCCCAGGTTGCCGTCCGGCTCCTTGAGCGTCAGGTCGACACGGTTCTCACCGTCCACGATCTTCGCGCTCGACACCTTGTCCTGGGAGAGGTACTCCAGGCCCTTCTGCGTCGACACGCTCTTGAAGCCCGACATCGTGATCAGGCTCGAGCCGATCCAGACGATGATGATCGCCAGCACGACATACAGGATCGGGCCGCGGAAGATCTTCTTGACGTTCATGGTGCGACCACAGTACCGCCTGGGCGCTGTGGGTCGGCTGCGTGTTCGCTCTGGGCGGTCTGCGCGCGGGCCGCTGGCGTCAGCTGTAGACGGCGGGGCCGTCCGGACGATTCCAGGCGATCGCGATCAGCCGTCGGAGCACGGACAGGTCGATGTCGTCCAGCGTCTTCACGTAGACGCAGCCCGCGCCCTCGGTATACCGGCCGAGCGTCGGCAGCAGCTCCGCGCCCTCGGGGAGGTCCTTGAGGCCGTAGAGCGACAGCTGCGCCTTCCGCGGCGAGAAGGCGACCTTGGGCCAGGTTCCACGGCGGCGCGGATCGGACGGCGAGACGTACACGTATTCGCCGTAGCCGACCATGGTCGGCCCCCAGAGCACCGGAGCCGCACCCGTGACCTCCCGCATGATCGCGTCGAGCGCGAATCCGTCCTGACGCCTCCGCTCCGGCGTCGCCGACTCCAGGAACGCGCGCACGTCGGCCGCGGTCGGCCGCGTCTTCTGCTCGCCCACGGCGCTGCGGGTCAGCTGTAGACGGCGGGGGCCAGGATGCCGACGCCGCGGAGGGTGCGGTAGCGCTCGTCGTAGTCGAGGCCGTAGCCGACCACGAACTGGTTCGGGATGTCGAACCCGACGTACTTCACGTCGATCTCGACACGGGCCGCATCCGGCTTGCGCAGCAGGGTGAAGATCTCGATGGACTCCGGTCCGCGGCTGCGCAGGTTCGACAGCAGCCACGAGAGCGTGAGGCCCGAGTCGATGATGTCCTCGACGATCAGGACGGTCTTGCCGCTCAGGTCGGTGTCGAGGTCTTTGAGGATGCGGACGACCCCGCTGGACTGCGTGCCGCTGCCGTAGGAGCTGACGGCCATCCAGTCCATCGTGACGGGGATGCGGAGCTCGCGGGACAGGTCGGCCATCACCATGACCGCGCCCTTCAGGACGCCGATGAGCAGGACGTCCTTGCCGGCGTAGTCCTGCTCCACCTCCCGGGCGAGCTCGGCGATGCGGGAGCGGATCTGCTCCGCGGTGATCAGAATCTCGGTCAGGTCGTTCTGAACGTCCGTGAGTTCCATGGGGGAGGCGCTGTCCTTACGTGGTGGGGTGAAACGTGAGCAGCCCGTTCTGCCTGACCACTCTAACGCCTGGCAGGTCGACAGGTCCCTGCCCGTGCCAGTCGGTGATGAGGGCCGCGACCGCGAGGGTGTGGGCGCGCGTGAGGGAGACGCCGAACTCCGCGGAGACGACCAGCCGGATGATGCGCTGACGGAGCGCCGCGGGGTCGGCCGCCAGCCCGCGGACGTCGAGCGCGACCGCACCGTCCTCGGTCTGGCTGACCAGCTCGAGAGCCCATTCCAGGGCCAGGCCGTCGAGCGCCTCGTCGTCCTCCCGCAGCTGTTCGGCAGTCCGCGCGAGGGCTTCGGCGACGCCGGGGCCGAGTTCGCGCTCCATCACCGGGAGGACCTCCGCGCGTACGCGCACGCGCGTGTAGGAGGGGTCGTCGTTGTGCGGGTCGTCCCACGGCTCCAGGCGACTGTCGGCGCAGAACGCCCGCGTCTCGCTGCGGCGGAGACCGAGGAACGGTCGCAGCAGGCGGCCGGTGTCGGGCAGCATCCCTTGGAGGCTCGACGGACCGGAACCGCGTGCGAGGCCCAGCAGGACCGTCTCGGCCTGGTCGTCGAGGGTGTGGGCGAGCAGGATGCGCTCAGCGCGGGTCGCGGCCATGGCCCGGTCGAAGGCGGCGTGGCGGGCCGCGCGTGCCGCCCCCTCAGGGCCGCCTTCCCGCTCGACGGTCACCCGCTCGACCAGCACGGGCTCGAGGCCGAGGGCGGTGGCCTGTTCCGCCGCACGCGCAGCGACCGCATCCGAACCCGGCTGGAGGCCGTGGTCGACGATCACGGCGCCGGCGCGGAGGCCGTTCCTGGGCGCCTCGAAGGCGGTCGCGGCGGCGAGCGCGAGCGAGTCCGCTCCCCCGCTCAAGCCCACGAGCACGAGGGCTCCTGGCCGTAGGGGCGCCGGCCGCTCGGGACCGTGGTCGTCGTGCGGGTCGACCTCCGGCAGGGCGGCCGCCGCGGCGAGCGCGGTTCGGACGGCACGTCGCGCGTCGGCGATCGGCGGGGTCAGGCGCGGGCGGCGCTGCGGGTCGGGCGAGGCCTGCCCGGCCTCCGATCCGTCGAGGTGCATCCAGTAACGTTAGTGCAGGTTTTGCCGAGAGCTAAGGAGTACGGAATGGCCGAATACGACGTCGTCATCGAGATCCCGAAGGGGAGCCGCAACAAGTACGAGGTGGACCACGAGACGGGTCGCGTGTACCTCGACCGCGTGCTGTTCACCAGCTTCGTCTACCCGACCGACTACGGCTTCTTCGAGAACACCCTGGGCGACGACGGCGACCCGCTGGACGCCCTCGTGCTGCTCGAGTACCCGGTGTTCCCGGGCGTCGGCGTGAAGGTCCGTCCGGTGGCCGTGCTCAACATGAGCGACGAGGCGGGCGGCGACGCGAAGATCATCGCCGTGCCGTACAAGGACCCGCGCTGGCAGCACATCCAGGATGTGAACGACATCCCGGAGCAGACCCGCAAGGAGATCGAGCACTTCTTCGCCCGCTACAAGGACCTCGAGCCGGGCAAGTTCGTGAACATCGAGGGCTGGGGCGACGCCGCCGAGGCCGACGGCCTCATCCAGAAGGCGATCGCCAAGCTCGCCGCCGAGGGCCACTGACCCCAGCGAATCCATCAGCTCCGGAGTCTTTCGGTCGTTTCCACGGAAATCGGCCGAAAAACTCCGGAGCTGTTTGCTTGGGTCAGACGCTGGGGGTCAGACGGTGGGGGTCAGACGCTGGGGGTTAGGCGCTGGGACGGGCCACGAGGCGCCAGGGGGAACCCCAGACGGACTGGATCTTGACGACGTCGCCCTCGGTCGGAGCCGCGATCATCTTGCCGCCGCCGATGTAGATGCCGACGTGGTAGAAGTCGCCGGGACCGTCGCCCCAGAAGATCAGATCGCCGGCCTGTTTGGCGCTGTACGAGACGAGCTGCCCCCTGTCGGCGGCGGTGTAGTACTGGTTGTTGACCGAGTGGGAGCCGATGTAGACGCCGGCGTACGCGTACGCCTTCATGGTCAGGCCCGAGCAGTCGTATCCCCCCGGCCCTTCGCCGCCGAAGATGTACGGCTTGCCGAGCTGGGCGCGGGCGTACGCGATCGCGGTGTCGACGACGTTGCCGTTCGGGGCCGCCGGAGCCGCTCCCCCACCGCCGGACGGCGCCGAGCCGCCCGACGACGCGGGCGGACGGGCCGCCGCTGCAGCCGCTGCCGCGGCCGCCGCCTGGCGCTGCGCCTCTTCCTGCGCACGCCGAGCGGCCTCCTGCTGGGCTTTGATCTGCTCACCCTGCAGGTACGCCGCCTCGGTCTGCGCCGAGGTGTTCTTGAGCGTCGCAAGCTGGGCGACGAGCTCGGTCGACTTCTGCTGCTGGGTGGCGAGGGCCGCCTGGGCCTTGGCCTGCGCATCCTGAGCTGCGGCCAGAGCCTTGTCGGCTTCGTCGGCCAGCGACTCGCGCTCCGTCTTGGCCGACTTCGCCTGGGCGGTCAGCGCGTCGGCCGTGTTCTTGTCCTTCGTCGCCTGCTCGTAGACGGCCTTCGACTGCTCGGTGAGCTTGCTCATCGTCCCGAGCTGGAACAGGAGCTTGTCGGCGGCGTCGCCGGATCCGCCGCCCTTGAGCATCAGATCCGTGGTGACGTCGCCTCCGCCGGACTTGGCCAGGTGCGACGCCAGGAGCCCGGCGCGCATCTTGGAGGTCTTGGCCTTCTCGGCCGCGGCTCCCGCCTGCTTCTCCAGGTCGGCGGCCTTGGCCGTCGCCGCGTCGAGGGCGTCCTTCGCCTGGAAGTACGCTTCCGCCGCCTTCTCGGAGGCGATGCGGGCGGCATCCACACTCGACTGGAGGCCGTCGATCAGCTTCGTGATGTTGTCGATCATCGCCTGCTGGTTGGCGACGTTGTTCTTTGCCTGCTGGACGTCGTTCCACGAGGGGTAGTCGACCGCCTGCGCAGGCGCGACGATGCCGATGGATGCCGTGACCGCGCCCATGACGCCCGCGCCGATGGCGAGGCCGGGGCGGACGCGGCTGCTCTTCTCGTTCTCGTTAGCCAAGGGGTGCCTGCCGATCTCTCATGAACGGGATCCCGTCGATCTTCTCGCCGCCCACGCGCACCTCGTAGTGGAGGTGGCAGCCGGTGGAGGCGCCGGTGGTTCCGACGCGGGCGATGGGCTGACCGGCGCCGACCTGCTGGCCGATGCCGACGAGGATGCCGCCGTTGCGGATGTGCGCGTATCCCGTCTGGATGCCGCCGCCGTTGTCGATGAGGACGAAGTTGCCGTACGAGCCGTTCGGCCCGGCGTAGACGACGGTGCCGTCATGGGCCGCGTAGATGGGGGCATTGCACGAGGCGCCGATGTCGATGCCCAGGTGGTAGGTGCTGCCGACCCCGCCCGGCGACGGCCGTGCGCCGAAGCCGTCGGTGATCGGTCCGGCAGCGGGCACGGCCCAGCCCTGGGGCCCGACATAGCCGCCGGGGAGGCCCCCGGAGCCGCGGGCGGCCGCTGCGGCGGCGGCCGCCGCGACACCGGCTTCGTAGCCGGCGACCGTCTTGGCGGTCGCGTCCTTGAGCGCAGCGAGCTGCGCCTGCATGATGACGATCTGCTTCTGCTGCTCGGCGAGCTTGTCCTGCGCCGCCTTCGCCGCCTCGATCGCGGCCTGCATCGCCGCCTCGGCGACGACGCGGAGGCGCTCGCGGTCGGCCTTGGCGACGACCGCCTGGTCGGACAGCGACTTCGCCGTGTTCTGCGCGGCCTTGGCGTCGGCGTAGACCTTGTTGGACTGCTCCACCAGCTTCGACATGCTGCCGAGGTCGGAGAGGAGCCGCTCCGGGCTCTTGGAGGTCGCGTTGTTGCCGGACAGGAACAGGTTGGCGGTCAGATTCCGGCCACCGGTGCGGTAGAGCTGGGCGGCGAGCTTGCCCGCCTGGGCGCTCGCGTCATCCGCCTTCTTCTGGCTGGCCGCCGCCTGTGACTCGAGGTCGAGGGCCTTCATGGCCGCCTGATCGAAGTTCGCCTGGGCGACCTCGAGCTCTTCGCCGCGCTTCACGGCGGCCGCCTGGGTGTCGGCCACCTCCTGCTTGAGCTGAGCGATGAGACCGTTGATCCGGGTGACCTGCGCCGACGCGGCGGACTCGTTGGCCTTCGCGGCCTGGACGTCCTGCCAGCTGGGGTAGTTGTCCGCGTACGCCGGGGCGGAGACGGCGCCGACCGAGGCCACCACGCCGACGATCAGAGCCGCGATCGCCCGCGTCGCGCGGGCACCGATCACCGCCCGGCGGCGTGAACCGCGGGTGGTCGGGGAAACCGTTCGGCTGGTCGTTTCGCGTCTCATGGTGTTTCTCGGCCCGCTCACTTCTGCGTCGACGTCCGTCACGCGAGTCACACGTGCCCCACTGTCAACATGCGTCACTCTATCAACATGGCGATTTCCGGCCTGGTCGGAGGCCGGAATGATGGGAGTCGGCGTGCGTCCGCACGAGCGGCCGGGGGACCGCCTGGGTCGCAGACTATGTCGCGCTTCCGCCCCATCCTCGGATTTCGCAGTGGCGTTGCGCGAACCGGCAACGGGCCGCCGGAAGCCCGACCCGCCCGGGATCCGAGCCGGATTCGCATTCTCTGTCGCACTTCCGTATGCTTGTGCGTCGGTGGTCATCGGAAAGCGGAAGCAATTCGAGACAATCCGGCCCCATCGTTTAGCGGCCTAGGACGCCGCCCTTTCACGGCGGTAGCACGGGTTCGAATCCCGTTGGGGTCACGCCGGACGGTGTCCACTAGTATTGAGCAGCACCAGATAATTGAAAAAGCAACACACTAAGGCCCTGTAGCGCAGTTGGTTAGCGTGCCGCCCTGTCACGGCGGAGGTCGCGGGTTCAAGTCCCGTCAGGGTCGCCACGGCGACAAGCCCTTCCAGTAGGAAGGGCTTCCGTCTAGGTGGATGCGTAAGCATCCCCTGGCTCTGTAGCTCAGTTGGTAGAGCGTTCGACTGAAAATCGAAAGGTCACCGGATCGATGCCGGTCGGAGCCACCAGAGAGAACCCCCGGTCAGAGCCGGGGGTTTTTCTTTCGTGTCCGCATCGGTCGTAGCCACGACGACCCGATCGGGTCCATGATGCCGGGGTGACGAGCCGGGATGAACCGATCGGTCGCGGGCCGTGAATCCGGCGGCCCGCCGGGTGCAGGGCGTCTACCTGACCCTGATGCTCGGCAACACGCTGGCGGCGTCGTTCATCTGGGGCATCAACACCCTCTTCCTCCTCGACGCCGGGCTCTCGAACTTCGAGGCGTTCGCCGCGAACGCGTTCTTCACCGCCGGGATGGTGATCTTCGAGATCCCGACGGGTGTCGTCGCGGACACGGTCGGCCGCAAGGCCTCGTACGTGCTGGGCACGATCACGCTGTCGGTGACCACGGGCCTGTACTGGATGCTGTGGCTGTGGCACGCCCCGTTCGTCTGGTGGGCGATCGTGTCGGTGCTCCTAGGCCTCGGCTTCACCTTCTTCTCCGGCGCGGTGGACGCCTGGCTCGTCGACGCCCTGGCGTTCGCCAAGTACACCGGGAGCCTGGAGGCCGTGTTCGGCCGCGGCCTGGTGGTCACCGGCATCGCGATGTTCGCCGGGTCGGTTCTCGGTGGGGTGATCGCCCAGGCGACCAACCTCGGCGTGCCGTTCCTGCTCAGAGCCGGGGTGCTGGTCGTCATGCTGGTGTTCGCCGCCATCGTGATGAAAGACCTCGGCTTCACCCCCGACCATTCGATGGACCCGGTCGCGGCGACCAGGAACGTGCTGAAGCAATCGATCGATCACGGGCTGCGCAAGCGGTCGGTGCGCTGGATGATCCTGTCGGCGCCGTTCGCCTCCGGCGTCGGCATCTACGCCTTCTATGCGCTGCAGCCGTACCTGCTGGAGCTCTACGGGGACACGACCGCATACTCGATCGCCGGTCTGGCCGCCGCCATCCTCTCGTTGGCTCAGGTCGCGGGCGGTGTGCTCGCCCCGCGCATCCGGGGCCTGTTCGCGAAGCGCACCACGACGGTGATCGGGGCATCGCTGACGAGCATCCTCGTCCTCGTGGTGCTGGGGCTGACCAGCCTCTTCTGGCTCGCGATCGTCCTGCTGGTGATCTGGGGCTTCGTGTTCGCGGTGGCCGGCCCGGTGCGTCAGGCCTACCTGAACGACATGATCCCCTCGAAGCAGCGCGCGACGGTGCTGTCGTTCGACTCGTTGTTCGGGAGCCTCGGCGGGGTGTTCATCCAACCGGCCCTCGGGCGCGCGGCCGACCTGTGGGGATACGGCACGTCGCTCGTCATCGGCGGAGTGGTCGAGCTGATCGGCGTCCCGTTCCTGTTCGCGAGCCGCCGCCAGAAGGACCCGGCGGACACCAGGACGGCGCAGACGGACCCCGAGCCGGTGGAGCCGATCGGGCCGGGGTCCGCAACGGCCGCCGGCCCGGACGTGGCCGGGCCGTCGTCGCCGTGACGGTCACAACACCCGTGACGGTCACAACACCTGCGACAGGAACCGCTTCAACCGCTCCGAATGGGGATGGTCGAAGATGTCGGCCGGAGCGCCCTGCTCGACGATGACTCCCCCGTCCATGAAGACGACCCGATCGGCCACCCGACGTGCGAAGCCCATCTCATGGGTGACAACGACCATCGTCATGCCTGCCTTCGCGAGACCGGTCATCACATCCAGAACACCCTTGACCAGTTCGGGGTCCAGCGCCGACGTGACCTCGTCGAACAGCATGAGCTCCGGGTCCATCGCCAGCGCGCGGGCGATGGCGACGCGCTGCTGCTGACCGCCGGACAGCTGGGCGGGGCGCGACGAGGCCTTGTGAGCGAGCCCCACCTCGGTCAGACGCTCCACCGCGATCCGGTCAGCCTCAGCCTTGCCGATCCGCTTGACCTTGCGCAGGGAGATCGTGATGTTCTCCAGAACGGTCATGTGCGGGAACAGGTTGAAATTCTGGAACACCATCCCCATGCGGCTGCGCACCGCGTCGATGTTCGTCTTCGGCGCCGTGATGTCCTCACCGTCGACGATCACCCGACCGGCGCTGGGATCCTCCAGCCGGTTCAGCAGACGCAGGAGCGTCGACTTGCCGGAACCGGACGGGCCGATGATGCACACCACCTCTCCCGGCTCGATCTCGAGGTCGATGCCCTTCAGCACCTCGACCGGGCCGAAGCGTTTGTGGATTCCCTCCACAGCCACCCGACCGGCCTTCACCGGTGCCGTCATCGCCGTCTCTGCTGCCATGGTGCGTCGCACGTCCTTCTGTTCGGGCCGGCTGTCGATCTGCGTCACTTGTCCGCTCCTTCCCGCTGCTGCGCCGACACCGGAGCGGTCGGCGTCAGGTTGGCGGCGTCGGCCTCGCCGGTCATGGCGTTCTCCGGCTTGCGGCCGGTCTTGAAGCGCTTGTCCATCCAGTTGACGACGTACGTGAGCGGGATGGTGATGATCAGGTACATGATCCCGGCGGCGACGAGCGGCGAGAGGTTGCCGGTCTGCTGCGCCGCATCCTGGCCGATGCGGTACAGCTCCCGCTCAGACACCGTGAAGCCCAGGAGGTACACGAGGCTG
Coding sequences within:
- a CDS encoding DUF3180 domain-containing protein, which codes for MKRTRPSSLIGLGVAGLVVGFLAELAAAGMGQPVFIPPLTLPITLVAVAIIVIAFALPIRRAVRGRSVRRIDPFQATRIVVLAKACALSGALLTGIGVGIGAYLLSRDVLPGGNAILLTALATAGAVILLVAGLVAELFCTLPPGDDDDRTETVNARSD
- the folK gene encoding 2-amino-4-hydroxy-6-hydroxymethyldihydropteridine diphosphokinase, whose amino-acid sequence is MRVGVPAVLAFGSNLGDRAGTIEAAVDALREEAGVDVQAVSPLYETPALKPDGIDAEAPAYLNAVALVRTLLDPLGLLGVVNGVEDRLGRIREEHWGDRTIDIDIVDYDGMVSDDDPRIVLPHPRAHERAFVLVPWLDVDPGARLAGFGPVAELAARATDPVRLWEGRS
- the folB gene encoding dihydroneopterin aldolase; its protein translation is MSSIQPRPADSIVLTGLRVRANHGVFDFERAEGQDFVVDVTAWLDLSIAAAGDDLASTVHYGELAEEVVAAVERDPVDLIETVAERVAATVLAHEPVDVVEVTVHKPQAPISVPFGDVAVRITRGRA
- the folP gene encoding dihydropteroate synthase, which codes for MTLIMGVLNVTPDSFSDGGLWLEPDAAIAHGLDLVAQGADMVDVGGESTRPGAASVDPVDEQARVVPVIRELASRGVTVSVDTLNASTARAAVEAGAAIINDVSGGLADERMPDVVLETGAQYVAMHWRGRLDAADSRAVYEHTVAEVRAELSARVTDLVRRGIDPAKLILDPGLGFSKNARHNWQVLAGLHEIETLGYPVLIGASRKRFLGALLPEGAPAEARDAPTAVISALAAQAGAWAVRVHDVPSTRIALDVVRAWQAGRDE
- the folE gene encoding GTP cyclohydrolase I; amino-acid sequence: MSGIDRPRIEAAVAEILAAIGEDPSRPGLESTPSRVADSYAEFFAGIGRDAAADLGEPVPLEQGHQADTVLLRDLEFRSVCEHHLLPFIGVAHVAYLPGDSVIGLGRIPRAIETLASRPQIQERLTEQIADTIEQGAAARGVLVVLDAAHSCVTTRGARQTGSTTVTVAARGAYTDPVVRAELIALIGRGVK
- the ftsH gene encoding ATP-dependent zinc metalloprotease FtsH, translated to MNVKKIFRGPILYVVLAIIIVWIGSSLITMSGFKSVSTQKGLEYLSQDKVSSAKIVDGENRVDLTLKEPDGNLGNQVQFYYVTPRGEDVVKAVDDANLPKGYDDEVPQPNWFVNILGFLIPALLIGVFFWIMISGMQGGGNKVMQFGKSRAKLVTKETPKVTFDDVAGSDEAIEELQEIKDFLKEPAKFQAVGARIPKGVLLYGPPGTGKTLLARAVAGEAGVPFYSISGSDFVEMFVGVGASRVRDLFQQAKENSPAIIFIDEIDAVGRHRGAGLGGGHDEREQTLNQLLVEMDGFDPKTNVILIAATNRPDILDPALLRPGRFDRQIGVDAPDMLGRKKILEVHGRGKPLAASVDLEVLARKTPGFTGADLANVLNEAALLTARSNAQLIDNRALDEAVDRVIAGPQKRTRVMKDQEKLITAYHEGGHALAAAAMRHTDPVTKITILPRGRALGYTMVLPLEDKYSVTRNELLDQLAYAMGGRVAEEIVFHDPTTGASNDIEKATSIARKMVTEYGMSADIGSVKLGQANGEMFLGRDMGHQRDYSERIAERVDAEVRALIEKAHDEAWEVLNDNRAVLDRLAAALLEHETLDHNQIAEIFADVKKLPERPQWLSSDKRPISDVPPIPFPKAPIDAGAVDGGVDSEPPATKPKRSPAIKPRPATA
- a CDS encoding DUF1801 domain-containing protein, yielding MGEQKTRPTAADVRAFLESATPERRRQDGFALDAIMREVTGAAPVLWGPTMVGYGEYVYVSPSDPRRRGTWPKVAFSPRKAQLSLYGLKDLPEGAELLPTLGRYTEGAGCVYVKTLDDIDLSVLRRLIAIAWNRPDGPAVYS
- the hpt gene encoding hypoxanthine phosphoribosyltransferase, with protein sequence MELTDVQNDLTEILITAEQIRSRIAELAREVEQDYAGKDVLLIGVLKGAVMVMADLSRELRIPVTMDWMAVSSYGSGTQSSGVVRILKDLDTDLSGKTVLIVEDIIDSGLTLSWLLSNLRSRGPESIEIFTLLRKPDAARVEIDVKYVGFDIPNQFVVGYGLDYDERYRTLRGVGILAPAVYS